The window ATGATCCGTCCCACTGCTCTTAGCGTTATTATCTCATTATAAGTAGATACTGTCTctgtgcacatgcacatgcgtcTTCATttcaccttttctctcggctctgTTCTCTGTGCGATCAAGGCTCGTGCGTATTCCCTCTTGCATCGCTCGGAccgctcgtctctcgtgGGGTTCTACGAGTGGGGGGTTACCTGTCTTCCTTACaggcctttttctcgccttttctgtttcttcttgttctccgtcGCCCCATCGTTTTTTATGCTGTATCCCCTCATTTGCGGCCCCGCGTGGCTTCGAATTCACATTTTCTCCAAGTGCCAAGCTCTCTCGCatgtctcgcgcttcccttTGTCTCAGATgtttcgtcctcctctttggCTTCTCGTTCTCAAACGTGTCTCGttcccctctccgtctcgctcccctctctgtgtcgctcccttgttctctccgttccgcACTTTCCTCGGAGGGGCTCTTCGTGGTTtggcgtgtgtgtcgcgttCTGTCCTGAATTTACACATGATCGCTGGATGCCTgtgccgcgtctctcctcagtcATCAACTTGAAGAACCCTGCGCAGACCCAGAGCTACTACACGCAGTTCCTGGAGCAGTTCGacaaggacgaggagacgggcgagcAGAGGATCCGCGACCACTTCCAGCTCTTCGAacttctcctctctcagcACCAACTTGTCTTCAACTACGCTACTCATGCCCGACAACAGCCTGCCGGCGAAAAGAGCGACAGGCCGGCGGTGAGCCCAACGCAAGCCGAACGCAGAACGAAAAAACGCTGCCTTCGGCGTCCTGCCGCTCCTCCTCATCCCAGTGCCGTTCCGTTCAAATTACACATACGGAAGACACGTCTgtctgcagaaaaaaacaagTCTCTCTTCCCACACACAGATACTttgtttcgttctctcttttcgacCTGGATACAGAGATTTAAATctataaatgtatatatatatatatatatatgtatatatatggtgtatatatatgtatatatatggtgtatatatatgtatatatatggtgtatatatatgtatatagatggtgtatatatatgtatatgaagCGCATCCTTTGCACACGAATCTGTATAGGCACATCTTTGCTTTCGCTGTTCTTTTCCTGGAGAGACGTGCACGCAGACTTGTCTACTTCTCTATCTCTCGATCTGTTTATATGCGTATAAAGCCATactttttgcatgcaccgtGAAGGCCAGCGGGCGTCCCGGTTGGGCTCGGATGTGCGCGTGGGGCGTGCCTCTTCCTTGGGGGATCTCGCCGACAGCCTCCACACATTTCTCGGGTGAAACGCGAACCGGCTTGTGCTGCAGGCGACGCGAAAAACCTTCCTGGAGGCAGTGCACGAAGTCGAGGAGTTTTTCACCGTTCTCATCGCCATGGTGGTTCTTCGCATCGAAAACGTCGAACAGGCCGGACAAGCGGCTGGCACGCTTTGCTCGGTTTTCCGCGCCTCCACAGACATGGCAGAATTTCGGCTGCGCCTGTACGTTCGTGGCGTCACGAAAGCGTTGTCGCGTAAAAAACTGGGCGAGCGTCTCGGTTTGCAACTCTCTCCGCACGACCCAGCTCTGCCCTGCTTGCCGACACCGCAACTGACTGCCTCCTCACGCACTCAGCTAtcccgctgcatgcaggcgccatggcgcctgcatgcagcgggatggatgtgcatgcatagacATGCATGCGTCAGGGTGTATATACGTGTAAATATAGAAATGTGTCGATTCATGCAAATGTATGCATAGGTGCGCGAGGACGTTTACGGTGCGGCACTGCAGATGCCGACGTGCGCCGACAGCTgggggcggaaggcgaagaagccttTGCTTTGGTTTTttgacagagaaaaagaacacgGTTTCGAGCGCCACGACGTCCGCCTTTGGCCTTTTCTGCGTTCGCGTGGTCTTCGAcgtttcgcgcgtctcccgttTGGGCGTGCAGCGACCGGCGTCCGTGCCGCTCGTGTATTCTGGTTTCTGGCCGCATTTCCGTCTTCGTTCCCCGCAGGCTGCAGTCGCTGTACAACGCGTTCCCCCCCAACTTCCCCTACCGGTTCCCCATCTTTGTGGCCACGCTCGAGTACGCGGCGGAAACCAATCTCTTCAACGTCATGCTCCCCTACATTCGCTACGTAAGTCTGCCGCGAGCATTTGATCGACACAAACACGATAGAGACATACGAAACTAAACACGGTTTGCCAGAGCAGAAACACCGacacttatatatatatatatatatatatgtttatctAGATGtacgtgtatgtatatacgcatTTGCTGGGTTGATTTGTGGATGCCAAACTCGATCTGTGACTCTACACCTCCGCGTAGCGGTATCTGCATACACGTACATTTACGGACCGTACCTACGTGCtgtcgggggggggggggtcatTTAATACGGATCGTAtgcatccacacacacatgtatatacatttatCTATTTGTAGAGATGTGCGCGAGgcagtggagaggagagatagTGCTCGTATTCTTGTTTTGGCCTTCGCattcgtttctctgtctaTCTTTTCACGTTTTCTCTCAGATTAACGAATGGATGCGCGACTGGAATCTGCCACCTTCGTCCAAGCGCCAAGTCTTCCTCATTCTCGCTAACGAGCTGAAGAAACTGAAGAAGGCGTAAGCGATTTTGGAAGCGAGACTGGCCGTTGGATCGACAGATCGCGTGCCTCTGCAGCGGTCCTCACCGAACGCTTCCATGCCTGCACGTGGACTTTCCAAATTTGTGCGCACCCCTACctgtctatatatgtatatatatatgtatatatttatatatatgtgcggtatatatgtatatatatatttgtgtatgtataAACATTTTTGGATGTGAGGCGCCTTTGTCTCTGGTGAATGTACCGTTCATTGTGCGAGGAACAGTTTTTGGATGTCACACGTTTACTCTGTACTTGGTGGCTGattgtttccctctctcggctggtcctgcatgcatcttttTTCCAGAGATGAGGCGTACCCCTTCCTCAAGCGCCACGTCCAGTTCTTCcagaacgaaaaagaagaaatccTCGCGAATGGGTGAGTGACTCgagcctcttcttttcgctctctctcaaATTCattcccccttttccctcttcctgaTACAAACGTAGAGGCATGTATGTGCCCTCATCTGTGTACATCTCTCTGTTGATGTAGACGGCTCTCCATTGTGACTTTGCCTCGTCGGCGTATCTTCGGATACGGCCGCCTGTCACGCGCGGTCGCCGAACCTCTGATGGCCCCTCGTCGCCTAACGCGCGGCCTACAGAGGCTCGTCAGCAGCCCACCGCGcatcttcgtcgtctttctcccttcgctcttcttgtctttcctctctgggTGTAACTCGCCATGCGTTTGCGTTCCACAGGCGAACCCGCGATGAGCCCCGCTCGGCCTTTCTGCTCCTCAgtctttttgtttttttaGTTCGTCGTGTTCTTTATTTCCTGGCGCGGAGTTCCTCCGGATATAGTGCTCGCAGCCTTCGCCAGgtttccacgttttcttGATCGGTGCTTTCCCGCGGTTGTGCAGAGCGACAATCTCCGCGGCGGTCGAGTTGGTGGAAGACAGCATTCGCCTTCCGGACGTGATTGTCTTCGACGGCCTGATGGACTTGCATGCAGTGGTGTATCTGCGGAAgactgcgcatgcgcctctcaTTGAACTGCTTCAAATCTTCGTTAACCAAGGCCCGAAAGAACTCGAAGCCTTCAAGAGCAAACACCCGCAAGTCTTCGAGGAGCACGGTGAGGCCGCGTGTGTCGAAAGCGTTTCGTGAAAGAGTTTCGTCCCCGTCTTCGGTCGTCCACATGCACGTTTCCGCCCCCCCTTGTGGGCAGGCAGGTGCGCTGTTTCGCGTCAAGTGAAAAAACGCCCCTCTGAAGGCCTCAGGATTCCCGTCGACGGATCTTGCTATTCGCCAGGATAACATAAGCGAAAAGCTCTATTTTATACCTCGAGTGTTTTCGTGTTTTCGGTCCGTCGAGAATTCTAAAAAAACGATTCCTCGCGAAGCCAGAGCTGAGTGTCGCTCGGCGCCGTCACCCCACTGCGATGCCGAAAAGCGGCTTCGTCCCCTCGTGGGCCTTCCCCCGTcatcgcctgcatgcacatgcggCGCGGGGCTGCCTCCGTTTGGCCGCTTGTCCCCCGGAGGCCTGTCCGCACACTCGGGGTCTCCGTTCAGGGTTTTTTCCACCGCTGCGGATTCGATTTTTCCTGTTTGCACTTGCGGCGGTGTGCGTTCGTTTTTCCAGGTCTGAACTACGAGCAGTGCTTGGCGAAaatccgccttctcgccgtcgcctcgctcgtgcACGGTCGCAAGAAGGAAGTGTCTATTCGCGCAATCGGAGACGCGCTCCAACTGAGCGAAGCAGGCGCGGAGGAAGTCGCCGTCCAGGCGATCGGCCAGGGAATCGTCGACGCGAAAATCGATCAAATGGCCCGCGTGCTCCACGTTCGGTACGAAAAGAATTCTTTCGTTTGGCGTCTTGTTTTACccaaaaaaagggagagaaactggACTGTATACTTACACACATGACGGGGCGGAGGGAAACGTTTAAGGACACGGTCAAGGAGAGCAAGAGCTCGAGCAGAACTGCTGGcgctcctgtgtctcctctgacGCTCGCATTGGACATCGATACAGAAATCTAGAGAGagatgtgtatatgcaggagagagagcgtgtTTGCCCTtggttttcgttttcgctgTGCCGTTCGGGGATTTTTTCTatctctctgccgcgcggTTTCTCAGTGCCGTTgattcgcctttctttcggcttcttcccacTTCGTGCTTCGAACGAACGCAGACGCTTGTCTCTCGGCTTTGCTcgccctttctttcttcctcgaatcttcgtctcgtttcgtgtctctcttccgtccctGGGGCTGCCCTAAAATTGTGCGTCGTGTGAACGCTCCAGATATCCACAGGCTTTGAACAGAGCGTtgcttttccctttcgctgCGTGTGTGCTCTCCTCGTGCCGCCCGTGGTGTCtgtttcgcgcgtttccctgtGAGGCGAAACCGGCGAGAactgcctgcatgcgtttccctctctcctcagctCCGCCATGCAGCGCGAGTTCGGCCGTCAGCAGTGGGAAGAACTGCTCGAGCGCATCGAGCACTGGGGCGAGGGCGTTCGGGCGCTCAtcggctgcatgcaaagcgTGAAAAACCAGGTGGCCTCGGCCGCGGCCGGGTCTTCGCCGGGCGGCCTCTCCCCtccaggcgcctctctgggGGCTGCGGCCGGCTCCGTGGCGGCTCCGCAGCAGTAACAGGAgctgagaaggcgagcggaagaagactggACACAGCAGCtgaagcgaaggcgacgctgaGGCGCGTGGATGCGCTGGAAGATAGGTGAAAAGTGAGACGAGCAGACTGGAACCAAGGAAGTCTCGCGCACCTGGTCTTTGGAGGAGTGGGGCAGGGGCTGCATACCCTCGAGGCGACGATGGGGGCGGAGTTTGAGGGACGGCTCAAGAGACAATCtggagaaaagcagagagaggcgaccgagGCCGAGACAGGTGTCCCTCTAGGCGAGGGTGAATCAAGGTTTCTCAGTGCGGTGGATGTGTGTGTTTGAGGAATCGGGATGTCGGGGTCTCGGGAGAAAAGGCCATGCTTGCGTCGCACATGTGGTTTCGTTTTGGCTTCGTGTGTCTTCcattctttctctcgcgttttggttgcgctcttctctttcttccttgcgTTTCCACTTTCCACCcccgcggcttctcgcgctcttcggcCTTCTGACCTACTTTCCTGCTCTCGACTTTCCCCTGTCTACGACTCTTGCGTTGTTTTTTCGGTCGTCGTTTCCCCCAACTCGCACAAACGACACGGTGTGAAGAGCGGTCgatgtctctcctgcctttgcctaggaaagaaagaaggcaagaGGAGGCAGGGGGAAAGGCCACGCAAGACACgtcccgtcttttccttctctttctttttcgaaaggtcttcttttccggcTTTCTCTGTGGCGCGTGCCTCAGGTCGACTCCCTGTCGGGTCTCTAGGCGCGTCGCTAACCCGACACGGGTCGGAAATTTTTTGTGTAGACCAGGGAAACGTTCTGTCAGGAAGAGGCTGCCGCCCGCCCCCTTTCAAGGTCGAAACGCGCGTCGGGcggctttctcgcgtctcgcctgcttACACCCTCGGCAAGTCGCAGCTGCGCGAAAaggtttctttctccggcaCGTGGTTTCggaagcacgagagaaacCCAGTTAGACAAAATCTTTTTTCGCATATAGCAAACACAGATTCCCGACTCAACACGCCCAGAGCCGCGGGGGGGAGTGACCGTATGACAGCCAGACACCCTCAAGTGGATGCGGCCACAGAGACCgggaaggcgacacagaaggacagggaaggagacacagagagacagggagcgagacacagagggacagggaaggagacacagagagacagggagcgagacacagagagacagagagggggacGGTGACCAGCGGCCAGAGgtcgagacagaggggatGGAGAGACAAATGCAAAGAGAGGCCTACAGCAAGAAAACGATGATCCTCCGCGATCCAGAACTGGataactcaaatcgaataaacagagacattATAGTATCTAGGATCCTGAATATGGCTTCAGttatgagatacagacaaccaCGTGCTTTATGattgcgagagaaacggaggcagaggTAGAGGAAATAAAGGCAAGGATCTTTAGGCGATTTTGGACTTCGAGAGAACGGCTCGGGGTCGAGGCCAacaagggaagaaaggaatgcatgcagcccgCGCCAAActgcgcgttttcgtgtCGTGGTGTGCTCGCCAAGAGGCCTGTCGGCCATCGCTCCCGCTGGcgcggaaaaaagggaaagacgcggaacGCTCCGTGTCGCTACACGGCGCCTGCAAAACTCGAGAGACTCGCGCGCCCTGCACGCGCTTAGCTCGGACCGGCCTCGCGTGTGAAGTGGCTGTTTCTTGCTCGTATTCGAGTATGCGCTCCtgccgaaaaaaacgaatCTATCTTGTCGCTAGGACGATTCGCCGCCCGCGCACGAGAGCGTCTAAAACTTGCCATTCGCTCCACCGGCGGGGCGTGCGCAGCTCCTCTCCCTGGAATCCAGACGACGAGCCTGTCACCAGGAACGTACAAAAAACTCGACACAAAACATATCGGTGTCTGCGCCGACACGGCTCTATACGGATAGTGtagcgagagacggcaggcgaTCGCGTCTATTTGGAAGACTCCAGCGACTGTCGATATGCCAGGACTCTGCGCAGATAGAGCGGCAGCGAGTCCGTGTCGTTGtgcgaagaaggaggcgcgtcaagagacacgaacggcttcgcctcgcgccggGCTGTGCCGTCCGagagcgtcttcttccgcttctctttgtcgAATTTTTCCTCGTTTTGGCAAAGAGTGTCGCGCGTCGAGGGCGTCTCCTCCGGAGTCTCTGCCGTCCGCTCGCTGGCGGAAACCCCCTCGCCTCCacttccgttctcttcctcagcttcggccttcgcgttcgtctcgcGCTGTTCGTCTCGGCGCCTGGAgctgtcgttctcttctcccgtcagctgcggctcttctctcgcgaca of the Neospora caninum Liverpool complete genome, chromosome XII genome contains:
- a CDS encoding Contig An13c0020, complete genome, related, translating into MTTFVPLATDGDGTASAVAVGDWLLQIINLKNPAQTQSYYTQFLEQFDKDEETGEQRIRDHFQLFELLLSQHQLVFNYATHARQQPAGEKSDRPAATRKTFLEAVHEVEEFFTVLIAMVVLRIENVEQAGQAAGTLCSVFRASTDMAEFRLRLLQSLYNAFPPNFPYRFPIFVATLEYAAETNLFNVMLPYIRYINEWMRDWNLPPSSKRQVFLILANELKKLKKADEAYPFLKRHVQFFQNEKEEILANGATISAAVELVEDSIRLPDVIVFDGLMDLHAVVYLRKTAHAPLIELLQIFVNQGPKELEAFKSKHPQVFEEHGLNYEQCLAKIRLLAVASLVHGRKKEVSIRAIGDALQLSEAGAEEVAVQAIGQGIVDAKIDQMARVLHVRSAMQREFGRQQWEELLERIEHWGEGVRALIGCMQSVKNQVASAAAGSSPGGLSPPGASLGAAAGSVAAPQQ